From the genome of Kluyveromyces lactis strain NRRL Y-1140 chromosome F complete sequence:
ATGAAACTCAATTGATTGACTATCCTTTGCACCAATACCGTGTGTTGCCGCAGTTGGCACTTTGTTATTTGGTGGCACCCACTGCACATAAATTGATGGGAACCTATATTTCAACCCTAATGGAATTGCATCAGGCAGGAGCAGATAAAGCAAAATTGATTAATGTTAGTAATAAGTTGAAGGATTTATTCATTGATTCTGCCTCATTAAAAGCTACTAATACGTGGTTGGTGGCCAAATTGATTGATGATCTCAGGCAAACATGCGGTGGCCATGGATACTCTTCCTACAATGGATTTGGTAAAGGCTACAATGACTGGGTTGTTCAATGTACCTGGGAAGGTGACAACAATATCCTCTCATTAACATCAGCTAAGAGTATTGTTAAGAAGTTTGCTGATATCTCACGGGGTAAAAATACTACTGTCACTACCGACTCATTAAAATACTTGACTCCTCAGTTTATTGGTAAGAGCTTGTCCAAGGACCTGACCTTCAAATTTGacaacaagaaagatttcACGGAAATATGGGCCGTCATGATTATTAGATTGATCCACCATGTGGTAGAGTTGATTTCAAAGGGTACCAAAATTGATTCGTTATCCAAAACTTTAGTTCAGATTTCAAAGTTCCATGCAATTCATTCTATGCTCTTGACATACCAAGACAAGTTAAACAATGAATCTGAAGCATCAGTAAAAGATGCTTACACGAAAGGTTACCTATGGAAGCTATATgaattgttttctttgtatttCATCGATCAACATCTTGGTGAATTCcttttgttgaaagttgTGACGTCAGATCAAATGTCACAAGTGCTACAGCCAAGATTATTGCAACTATTACCTGAAATAAGGAAAGAATGTATAGCATTGACAGATGCCTTTAAACTACCAGATGCGATGATTAATGCCCCTATCGGATATTACGATGGTGACATTTATCAcaattatttcaatgaagtgacaaataataacaaaCTTGAACCTGACGGCGCTGGTAGACCACCATATTATCCATTATTAACCAGCATGCTTGGTCGCGACGATTTTCAAAACAGATTAGGAGGTTCCTTCGAATCAGAAACCTTagattctttattgaaataattACATACGCccttatttttttgtatcaACCATGTAACCTTAATGAATgtaatgaaaatattataCTGCTCTGTTAATAAGGAAGGTGTAAGACAAGATCTAGCCTCAATTCAAAAGTATCTCGTTTCAGTGGATGATGTATTTGTGTAAACATAAAACCAGCCCCTGATACGTATCAAACTTTATATTTGGAGCTCAAAGTTATTTTTCGATTCTAAAGCATGTGAATTATGCGTCTATTGCTTTTCATTTACATAAAAAGGCAATTGACCGTTCACGAAATAAAGCATTCCCCCTTAGCAAAAAGTCCTTTGGGATATTTTTAGTCGATATGTATCAATATACACTCAGCCAAGTTAATTCGTATTTATCGAGCCGCATTTACCATTGCGATTACTAAACCCTTATTTACAGCAATCCGGGGAGTCTGAGTTGCAATATTAGAGGTTTTCCAGAATCAATATCTGTGATCagaaaaattaaaataaaTTATAATAAAAGCTATTGGATTATTTAAGGTTTCTTTTATTAACACGCAGTATTTTATTAGATCAAGCTTTTTTTCCAAACAAACAATTGAAAGTTTTACTGAAGTCTTCGAATACAGAACTTTGGGTACCAACTGTCAATCAACTTTTCGTTAAAGGTAAATTCAAAATACCATTTTAGCTATGTCAAGTCGTGTTCCGGATCTGCGCAACAGTATGAGCTCTTCGCAGAGTAAAAATAGCTCTGGTAGCGCATTAGTATCGGATgctgaagatgattcttttgtttcaagaagaacacCATCAAGGAGACCAAGCagtattttttctttagaTACCACGCCATTGGAACCCccaaatgaaattgatatcaagaaGTTCACTAGCGATGATTTCCACTTCAGCATGATAAGAAATCTACATCTGGCTGATTTCATCACAATGCTCAACGGTTTCAGTGGGTTTTATTCAATCGTAAGTTGTTTAAGGTTCACTTTGACTGGCAAACCACACTATGTCCAAAGAGctcatttctttattgttCTAGGGATGTTCTTCGATTTTTTCGATGGGCGTGTTGCAAGACTAAGGAACAGATCATCTTTAATGGGCCAAGAGTTGGATTCTCTTGCTGATCtaatttcttttggtgTTGCTCCAGCATCAATTGCCTTCGCTATCGGATTCCAATCAACATTGGACGTTTTATTCTTGTcattctttgttctttgcGGTCTAGCCAGATTAGCAAGATTTAATGTCACCGTTGCACAGGTACCAAAGGACACCTCGGGtaaatccaaattttttGAAGGTCTACCAATTCCAACTACACTTTTCCTAGTTGCTGTCATGGCATTTTGTGTGCATAAAGGATATATTACGGAAAACATTCCATTTGGCATCTACGGAGCATCCGAATGGTACGAGTTCCATCCCGCTGTTCTGGCGTTTTTCATACAAGGTTGCGGCATGATATCTAAGAGTTTGAAAATCCCAAAACCTTAGGTTTCAGAAGACGAATTTATCCATCAGCACCTGTTCTATAGATGTTTAGAATATCTATGTCTCAATCTGTGTTTGTTCACACGATTGTGCGTATGAAAATTGTTAAATAGTTATGATTGTTCCATGCAAGTGAacaaatatcaaagatcAATTCTACGAAAGATATTACTGAACCCAATTTCTGCCACCATGATTGATGTAATCTATTCGATTTTGCAACCTAACGCAAGAATAAGTCTAACTCCATAAAAGCTTTCCGAACAATCGAGCAGCGAAAACAGTTATTACAAAATAGTCAGTCTTTCCcacatatatattattaaGGAGCTTTTTCAATAGACAATAATTTATCCTCTACTTATAGTTTGCTAAGCAGCTCTTTATTCCCCTATTGCACAGACACTGGCAGTATGATTGATTAACTTCAAAACTTCCCTTAATTAGGGTTTCTAATGAAACCTAACCCAAACTTAAAGCAACGAATTCAGAATTATATACCCCATAAAATGGACTTACAATAAAAATGAGCTGCGGTCCAATCAACTTACCCCACCAAGTTTATTCTCTTTTATCCACagtttcatttttaataCTGGTCTTGTTCTCGAGCGCAATGAgatttttgatgatattttataCGTGGAGCGCTGTCATTGCCATGTCAATTTATTGATTGAAGTGCAACGCCTTTGgacaaagaagagaataaCTTTACAGGACAAATTAAGGGAATACTAGAAGTTGGAATATATGAGTATAAGATATAAATACAAAACAGGAGAGCAATCATTTTGAAGTCATGATTTGTATGGGTAGGTATTGTGTCCTGGTTGGTAAAAATGCGACATTGAAGTTGTCTATTTTGGTAAAAAGTAAAGTAGCTAGCAGTGAGTTTTATCCAGTAGAAGCAGTAATTGCGTTCAAACTTGATTTTACTAGACCTGCAtattattcaaagaatgGATTGCAAAAAGGATTATCGGTCTGGATGAACCTGTTGTAAATATGACATCTTTTGAGCATAGCGCCACATATGACGAAAACGAGACAAGGAAGCTTGAGCAACGGCTAGGACATCACAGCAGCAAAATACCACGTGTTGCATTAGATTGTAACGTGAACAATAATTTACTGGATGATGAcccttttttcttttatattAATGACGCTGACGAATTGaactatttgaaaatgctaGGAGTGAACGTATCCCCCgagaaaattgaagaaatcttgatAGAATTTCGGGCACAAGTGCTAGCATTAGATACTATCAATACCTTAGAAAGGCAGCAAAATTATCTTTCTGCTGAAGAATCACTTTCTGCTCTCCTTTATAAAGAAGCACAACGACCACCACTGAAGACTAATAGTTACAAAcatttgttcaagaaaatcCTTATATTCTGGCGTAAACACCAATATGCGATGAATACAGACATATCTCTAGTAGATTCATCGGTaacttcttgttcatcttcCATTTTTCCACAAAGAGTACAAACGATACAGCATGAAGGATCGTTTTTCAGTCTCACGAATAGTCTCATATCACCaaataaaaggaaaaagacGTGGTTTATACAAGGACATTTGAAAAAGCTTTTCAAGCTACAATgaacaaccaaaaaaaaactgtaACTCAAGTTTAAGCGTTTGATATAGTAATGTTTTTACTTAAATATCTCTATCTTATAGGTTATCAAGTTCGAATGAATCGTCATCAGTGTTAGGCACCTTTGTATAACCAGATTTGTTTTTTGCTGGTTTGTCCGCAGTAGAGGGTGCCTCGTCAATGGATAACTTAAAATCATCGCCCTGGTTTTCTATGTCATCTGCCCATGCAACGgatttgtttgatgaaGGTGGCCTATTTTCCGGATCTATTAGAATAGCATGTATTTGCTTTCTGAAACGTTCACGCAAGAAATAATATGCAATGGTACCGGTAATTGAGAAAACGACCAGAAGTATGACAGCGATTTCGAATTTATCAGAGTTCCGGTGTCTATCCTTGTGCGAgttctcatcttcatcttgttTTTGATCAGCTGACAATTCCTCTTCTCCTGTTGAGTGGTCCGAGTGTACAACGAAGTCTTTTGAGATAATAACATCATCTTGATTGTCTTTTCCGACTACTAACTCtacatctttcaaatagaTGTCCATAATACCTCTGCTGATTAAAGCATTATCGTAAGGGACCATATGCGATGCGTTGTACACGGAAACATACGTCAAATTACTTTCGTGCTTCACAAAACCTGCAGAAATTGTGTCATCTGTAAACTGGTCGTAGTATTGCCAGTCATAGTATTCGGCATCATTAGTAAATCCGGTATGATTGTTCCATTTCATATTTTTAATCAAATCCTGCACACCCCTTGAGTTGCAAATGATATCCTTATCAccattgaacaagaaaattTGCATGTGTTTCAATAGATTGGGTAACAAATGAATCGAAGGCTGGgtgttcttgttcttcaaatgacTGCTCACCTTACTGTCACATTCTCTCCAATGTGGGACTTTATCAACATCCAAATGTAACGAATCCATCACACCTGGCTTACCCAAGAATTTAGAAACGCTAGGTAAATCATCTGGCCAGTTGCTTCCACAAGCTGGGTAGGAATCGAATAATCTAAAATCATATATGTTCGTACACTCCTGATTTGAAGGAACTTTATTCCCATTTTCATCTGTCTTTCTGCGGGTGTAATAAAGGATTTTGGTCAAAATATCTTCACATTCATCAAAGGAGAACTTTTTACCTCCATTATTATTGACTAAATTTTGACAACGACTATGCATATTTAATAAATCAGGGAAGTAATCAGCCTTCGTTGAAATTAAGTTATTCTCCAAAGCAAAAGGAATGTAAGATAAGGATTGTTGATCAGGATCAATCCAACCATTTCCAATCAACAGACTCTTTAAATTGTACTTCTTACCACTTCGGCTTTCCTCCTCATTGTCGTCTTTGTCCAATTTCGAGTTGAACTTTAGGATTTCATTAGCAAAGAATGGAATATACTGACCAGCATACGATTCTCCTGCCAAAACAAGGTctttatccaaatcatcaGGGAAAATCTTGAAGTAGTTCTTTAAAAACTTCATGAAATGCTTTGAAACTTGgttcaaatctttatcaTATTTCGAATCACCTACCGTGGAAAAGCCAGTACCAGCAGGTTGATCCACAAACACAATATCACCTCTAGTGTGCCAAGAACCCGGATTTAAATAGGCTTCGCCGTCGTCATCGATCCGTAACGCACCTGATTCCATAAGAGCCCCATCTAAAGATGAGCATCCAGGCCCACCATTTAACCATATAATTAAAGTTTTGGATGCGACGACAGACGTCTGATTTGCGAGGTCATGGAACttccaaaagaaatagtttttctcatcatcatcatcatcatcatcaccatcatcTAAGGGAATATGACCTGCATGCATTTCCGGGATAAGTTCCTTATCTTTAACGTCATTTAACCCAGGCAACAAATCGGGGGCCACTAAATAGTCCTTGGCATTTGGAAGACCTCCCAATGCACATTGAATGAGAAGAACCgtttgaacaaagaaaagcCAAAGAGACATGACAGCACTCTAATTATATTCTAATGATTGTTGTGATTCATCCATGAAACCTTACTGTTAATATCAGCAAGAGagaaatgataaaaaagagaataaaaAATATCGAGCGAGAGTCACAGCGCAACCTTTTATAACACAAATACGGCCCTATAAATGTCTAACAAACTGAAATAAACAGCGAGGTCTGAACCAAATAGGCGTTTTTAACGTTGATTCACCCCAGCAAAACCATATTCCTAAgtaatttcatttttacCAAGCCTTTATTTAGCTTTAATATACACgaaactttcaaaactGGCACTGGCAGTATATCCCTccattgaaaaagaaaatctaTGTAAGCAAAAAacagtcacgtgatatatatatatcgCGTGACTAATACCAAAAGCCTGTTAACATGAAAACCTGTCAACGACAAAAGGAAATACATGGGTCACAATTTCCGTGGTAAGAAGTCACATAATAGGCCCTGAGTCATGGATCGAACTCTCCAATACCGCAACTACCCCATAGTTACCGCAACTAACCGTACTTTACCGtagttgaaaaaagaaaacgaaacACCGACAGGGCAAAAAGTCAAACCAGGAAACCCAATGCCTAAAATAACAAAGACATTTGCCTCGGAAATAACAGCATCACTAACCGTTACTTACCGCGATGCTGACCACTGCATGGCATATTCTCATTGACACCTTAATTACAGAAATCAACTTAAAACTAGAAACCCTGTGAAGAATAGTCACAAGATCTAAAGATATTACGATGTAAAGATGTAGCCATTCCAGTCGTTATCGTTAAGTGACAACCTTTATCTCGAGcactttatttttttccctcTATTATCAGTCTTACGCAGTATGCTCTCTCTAAAACTTAAAAGTCTGTACCTAATTGCAGTCAAATTTCTCCAAAGTTACTTTTTCAGCtggaattttttttttcaatttcagttGAGAAATTTACCAGTATGGTATATGCTGTAGTGAATCATACAGTATTCCTCATGTATATGTTaatatgtgtatatataagCAGCTGCGAGATGAAAAGATAGAATAGACATTCGCGTTATGAAGGATTAGTTTGTGCAGTTTACACAGTTAGATTTGGTTTATACACTGTTTGTAATTCTTATATACTTTAGATATATTATCTTGGCTTAGCATCAAACCAATCTAAATTGAACCAAAAGCTTTCACCGAGAATACATATTACATCATGACTCAAGGTGTTGCTAAGGATTTTTCACACTTGTACAGTGATGAGACTAAAAGTCGTATGCCTTCTCAATTGAAGTCAATTATACattatttcaatgatcCAAACTTGATCTTTTTGGGTGGTGGTTTACCAATGTCTGATTACTTCCCATGGGATAACTTGACTGTGGAATCTCCTCTACCACCTTTCTCCAACGGTATCGGTGCCAAACCATCTGGGGATGATGCCGATACTTGTCAGATTCATATCACCAAGAACTTAGAGGAATCTCAAAAGGGTGTCGATATTCCATTGTCAAGATCTTTGCAATATGGTTACTCTCAAGGTCAACCTGAAATCACgaagttcttcaaagagcACCATTCTTTGATTCATGACATGAAGTACGAGAATTGGGATGTGTTGGCTACCATTGGTAACACCGGTGCCTGGGAATCCGTCTTAAGAATTTTCTGTAACAGAGGTGACACTATTCTTGCTGAACAGTTCGCTTTCTCATCTTCTATTAGCGCTGCGGAGGCTCAAGGTGTCAACGTGTTCCCTATTCCATTAGATGAACACGGTATCATTCCAAGCAAGCTAGAGACTATCTTGGATAACTGGACCGAGGGTGCCGCTAAGCCAAAATTATTATACACTGTTCCAACTGGTCAAAACCCAACTGGTTCATCTTTATCCTTCGAtaggaaagaagaaatctatCGTATTGCCCAAAAGCACgatttcattatcattgaagatgaaccATACTACTTCTTGCAAATGGAAAAATACGAAAAAGATCCGGCAAACAGGGTTGTCAAATCCTACGCTGATCATAAAGAGTTCATTCAAAACTTGGAAAAATCTTTCGTCTCTATTGACACCGAGGGACGTGTATTAAGATTGGACTCTTTGTCCAAGGTCCTAGCTCCAGGTACAAGATTCGGTTGGATCGTTGGTGCCAAAGACATCTTGGCCCGTATCTTAAGTTTACAAGAAATGACCATCCAAGCTCCTGCTGGTTTCACTCAATCGATCATCGCTGGTACCATGAACCGCTGGGGTCAAGAAGGATACTTGGACTGGTTGATCGGTTTGAGACACGAATACACCAAGAAGCGTGACTGTTGTATTGATGCATTGTACAAATACCTACCACAAGTCGATTACATCAAGATTAATCCACCAATCGCTGGTATGTTCTTTACTGTCAACATTGACGCTTCCAAGCATCCCGAATTTGCAACCAAGTACGGGTCAGATCCtgaaaaagttgaaaaggCTATCTTTGACAGGTCCATCGCTTCAGGTGTATTGGTCGTTCCTGGTAACTGGTTCAAGTCTCAAGGCCAAACCACTCCACCTCAGCCAGAagcttctttcaaatccGAAAAACCTAACGAAATATTCTTTAGAGGTACTTACGCTGCTGTTCCATTGGATAAGATGACTGTCGGTTTGCACAGATTTGGAGATGGTTTGTACGAAGAGTTTCAATTAACCAAATAAATACTTTAGTCTTAGTACATAATGCCGAATCGTTGCTACGAATACATCCTGATAAATTGATTACCCTTGTAAGTATTcccatttcttcaacatcatgTAATAAAAGCACTTACTGAATAACAAACCGCCATGCTCACCAGTTTATCTTTCCTTTGTAAACTTGCACATTTTACTATCAATGCTCTTATGATATTGGTTTAACAAATAGAAAATCGTGAAAATTGTGAAAATATATCTGGTATCAGAAAGACATTAGATGTTGGATAAATCAactgtatatataaaacGTAGATGAAAGATGTATGTATACACCGCAAACTGTAGTAAACGTAGTTCAAATGAGTCGAACTTTATGGAAGATTACGGTTTGCTTGAATCGAATTAAATTAAGATAAATGGAGGAAAAAGCCAATACTTGAAAGAGTTTCATGTACTGAGCGATGAGAGACTGAAATATAACAAAGTGTTCAATCAAAGACCAAATTACCTGGGAAAAGGCAACTAATTACTTCATTTTCAGGGTATGAGAGATTGTAACCCACTACATTTGCAAAAGGAGAATATTTCACAGAAGGGGAGGAATGGAAGTCTCTCAAGGCCAGTTTTAACACCCAGCGCCAGCAGTACTTTATACTCTTTCCTTATGTTGAATTTCTTGCTTGAAATTTAGATCCGAAACTGGTCCAGCCGCGACAATTTCTTCGAATGATATGTTATTTTGagattcttcatcgtcttgTTCTGTACCCGTAGTGGATAATCTCAACTCACCGCCCTTGTTCTCTGGGCCCAAAACGGTTACGATCAACAAGTAAGCGAACACGCATCCCATGAAGATACACATCACCTTACCATAATCATAAGCGTCCTCTCTACCTTCAAGTGGGAATCTTTCACCAATGGAGGCTTCGATAGTTGAGGAGGCACTAGATATCATATTACCCAATTGGTAAGCAACACCAGTGATCAAAGCTCTGAACTCCGTTGGGGCTAATTCCGTCAAATGAATTGGGACAATACCCCAAGCACCTTGGACGAAGAATTGTAAGAAGAAGACTGAAGCATTAATTCCAGATTTATTAGCAACAAAACCCCATGGGTATAACATAGCACCACCGCCAATACAACATACAATGATAGAGAATCTACGaccaaagaaagaggaGGCATGGGCAACAATGATACCACCAGCGATGGCACCAAGGTTTGCAACAGAGTTTGTAACAGTTGATGCATCAGCGGAGAATTGGTATTGAGAAGTCAACATTGTTGGGAAAAGATCTTGAGAACCATGGGAGGAGAAGTTGAAACCTGCCATTAAAAGAACCAAGTAAATCATACTTAGCCAATATTGAGAACAGGCAAGCTTAGCATTCTTCCAGAATTGAGACTTCCCATCGTTTTCTAATTTTTCCAAACGGACTCTTTCGACATAGTGTTGGGATTCAGGTAACATCAACCTCCAAGCAATGAAAAGCACTGGGGGCCCGGCACTGAACCAGAATATAGCTCTCCAACCATGTGGAGAATTATCAACAATAGCTCTTTGGAACACGACACCTAATAAATAACCGAAAGCATAACCTTCTTGGAATATACCAGAAAGGATGGACTTAGCCTTGTTTGGAGCATTTTCCAAGGCAGTGGCAGAAGCAACACCAAATACAGATCCCATAATGATACCAAAGATAGCTCTACACCCCAAGAAAgcagagaaagaattaacGAACCCTGTACCGATTTGAATAACGATAATGAGAGCCATAGTTAAAACAAATGAGTATTTTCTACCATATCTGTCACCCAAATAACCAAAGATAAGAGCACCGATGACCCTTAATAGCAACACCAAAGTAATGGCATGAGAAATATCTTTTACAGGTCTGTCTAGATCCTTGGCCAAATTTGTCATGTTCAATGAAACGGCAAAGAAATCTAACGCATCCCAAGTCCATGCTAAGAACCCAACGATAAAGTATTGTGTTTGCAACCAGTTCATCGAACGTAAGGCAGGGAAAGGATTTATAGGGTATTCTTTCCTTGCTTCTCTAATCGATGCTTTTGTTGGGAACAAAGTAGGTATTCTTGTAGCCAAATATTTCTTAGCATCACTCCATGTGATCCTAGATTGCGGTTTCAAATATGTGATTCTACCTTCTGCTTTTTCAAGTGAAGCGATGGAT
Proteins encoded in this window:
- the POX1 gene encoding acyl-CoA oxidase (similar to uniprot|P13711 Saccharomyces cerevisiae YGL205W POX1 Fatty-acyl coenzyme A oxidase involved in the fatty acid beta-oxidation pathway localized to the peroxisomal matrix), whose product is MTRQSTVDQNQSTYNAKNFITKERQESKLDIDQLNVFLENGEQEAKLTHDLIEEIINDPILKTDTDHYDITKSQEREITARRIARLSLYMEHDVKTKQREFKDDLVKNLERKDSKLLTNKDLSIFDRRLSLVANIDPGLSTRIGVHLGLFGNCIKGNGTDEQIHYWLQEKGALLLKGIYGCFAMTELGHGSNVAQLQTTATYDPSSDTFKINTPDLLATKWWIGGAAHSATHTTAYARLIVNGKDYGVKTFVVPLRDEKTLNLLPGIMIGDIGAKMGRDGIDNGWIQFKNVVIPRQFMLQRFTKVIPGSPPKVQTQPLLDQISGYSALLSGRVNMVMDSFRFGSKFAIIATRYAVGRQQFGPEGNETQLIDYPLHQYRVLPQLALCYLVAPTAHKLMGTYISTLMELHQAGADKAKLINVSNKLKDLFIDSASLKATNTWLVAKLIDDLRQTCGGHGYSSYNGFGKGYNDWVVQCTWEGDNNILSLTSAKSIVKKFADISRGKNTTVTTDSLKYLTPQFIGKSLSKDLTFKFDNKKDFTEIWAVMIIRLIHHVVELISKGTKIDSLSKTLVQISKFHAIHSMLLTYQDKLNNESEASVKDAYTKGYLWKLYELFSLYFIDQHLGEFLLLKVVTSDQMSQVLQPRLLQLLPEIRKECIALTDAFKLPDAMINAPIGYYDGDIYHNYFNEVTNNNKLEPDGAGRPPYYPLLTSMLGRDDFQNRLGGSFESETLDSLLK
- the CHO1 gene encoding CDP-diacylglycerol-serine O-phosphatidyltransferase (similar to uniprot|P08456 Saccharomyces cerevisiae YER026C CHO1 phosphatidylserine synthase) codes for the protein MSSRVPDLRNSMSSSQSKNSSGSALVSDAEDDSFVSRRTPSRRPSSIFSLDTTPLEPPNEIDIKKFTSDDFHFSMIRNLHLADFITMLNGFSGFYSIVSCLRFTLTGKPHYVQRAHFFIVLGMFFDFFDGRVARLRNRSSLMGQELDSLADLISFGVAPASIAFAIGFQSTLDVLFLSFFVLCGLARLARFNVTVAQVPKDTSGKSKFFEGLPIPTTLFLVAVMAFCVHKGYITENIPFGIYGASEWYEFHPAVLAFFIQGCGMISKSLKIPKP
- a CDS encoding uncharacterized protein (no similarity), with amino-acid sequence MTSFEHSATYDENETRKLEQRLGHHSSKIPRVALDCNVNNNLLDDDPFFFYINDADELNYLKMLGVNVSPEKIEEILIEFRAQVLALDTINTLERQQNYLSAEESLSALLYKEAQRPPLKTNSYKHLFKKILIFWRKHQYAMNTDISLVDSSVTSCSSSIFPQRVQTIQHEGSFFSLTNSLISPNKRKKTWFIQGHLKKLFKLQ
- the KEX1 gene encoding serine-type carboxypeptidase (similar to uniprot|P09620 Saccharomyces cerevisiae YGL203C KEX1 Protease involved in the processing of killer toxin and alpha factor precursor cleaves Lys and Arg residues from the C-terminus of peptides and proteins) → MSLWLFFVQTVLLIQCALGGLPNAKDYLVAPDLLPGLNDVKDKELIPEMHAGHIPLDDGDDDDDDDEKNYFFWKFHDLANQTSVVASKTLIIWLNGGPGCSSLDGALMESGALRIDDDGEAYLNPGSWHTRGDIVFVDQPAGTGFSTVGDSKYDKDLNQVSKHFMKFLKNYFKIFPDDLDKDLVLAGESYAGQYIPFFANEILKFNSKLDKDDNEEESRSGKKYNLKSLLIGNGWIDPDQQSLSYIPFALENNLISTKADYFPDLLNMHSRCQNLVNNNGGKKFSFDECEDILTKILYYTRRKTDENGNKVPSNQECTNIYDFRLFDSYPACGSNWPDDLPSVSKFLGKPGVMDSLHLDVDKVPHWRECDSKVSSHLKNKNTQPSIHLLPNLLKHMQIFLFNGDKDIICNSRGVQDLIKNMKWNNHTGFTNDAEYYDWQYYDQFTDDTISAGFVKHESNLTYVSVYNASHMVPYDNALISRGIMDIYLKDVELVVGKDNQDDVIISKDFVVHSDHSTGEEELSADQKQDEDENSHKDRHRNSDKFEIAVILLVVFSITGTIAYYFLRERFRKQIHAILIDPENRPPSSNKSVAWADDIENQGDDFKLSIDEAPSTADKPAKNKSGYTKVPNTDDDSFELDNL
- the ARO8 gene encoding bifunctional 2-aminoadipate transaminase/aromatic-amino-acid:2-oxoglutarate transaminase (similar to uniprot|P53090 Saccharomyces cerevisiae YGL202W ARO8 Aromatic aminotransferase expression is regulated by general control of amino acid biosynthesis) — encoded protein: MTQGVAKDFSHLYSDETKSRMPSQLKSIIHYFNDPNLIFLGGGLPMSDYFPWDNLTVESPLPPFSNGIGAKPSGDDADTCQIHITKNLEESQKGVDIPLSRSLQYGYSQGQPEITKFFKEHHSLIHDMKYENWDVLATIGNTGAWESVLRIFCNRGDTILAEQFAFSSSISAAEAQGVNVFPIPLDEHGIIPSKLETILDNWTEGAAKPKLLYTVPTGQNPTGSSLSFDRKEEIYRIAQKHDFIIIEDEPYYFLQMEKYEKDPANRVVKSYADHKEFIQNLEKSFVSIDTEGRVLRLDSLSKVLAPGTRFGWIVGAKDILARILSLQEMTIQAPAGFTQSIIAGTMNRWGQEGYLDWLIGLRHEYTKKRDCCIDALYKYLPQVDYIKINPPIAGMFFTVNIDASKHPEFATKYGSDPEKVEKAIFDRSIASGVLVVPGNWFKSQGQTTPPQPEASFKSEKPNEIFFRGTYAAVPLDKMTVGLHRFGDGLYEEFQLTK
- a CDS encoding uncharacterized protein (uniprot|Q701Q9 Kluyveromyces lactis KLLA0F10043g jen2 Carboxylic acid permease), which gives rise to MAAESIVSRDESIASLEKAEGRITYLKPQSRITWSDAKKYLATRIPTLFPTKASIREARKEYPINPFPALRSMNWLQTQYFIVGFLAWTWDALDFFAVSLNMTNLAKDLDRPVKDISHAITLVLLLRVIGALIFGYLGDRYGRKYSFVLTMALIIVIQIGTGFVNSFSAFLGCRAIFGIIMGSVFGVASATALENAPNKAKSILSGIFQEGYAFGYLLGVVFQRAIVDNSPHGWRAIFWFSAGPPVLFIAWRLMLPESQHYVERVRLEKLENDGKSQFWKNAKLACSQYWLSMIYLVLLMAGFNFSSHGSQDLFPTMLTSQYQFSADASTVTNSVANLGAIAGGIIVAHASSFFGRRFSIIVCCIGGGAMLYPWGFVANKSGINASVFFLQFFVQGAWGIVPIHLTELAPTEFRALITGVAYQLGNMISSASSTIEASIGERFPLEGREDAYDYGKVMCIFMGCVFAYLLIVTVLGPENKGGELRLSTTGTEQDDEESQNNISFEEIVAAGPVSDLNFKQEIQHKERV